In Desulfomonile tiedjei DSM 6799, a genomic segment contains:
- a CDS encoding GxxExxY protein, whose amino-acid sequence MQRDDAISETNPQISQMAADSKDEQTHAIIGAAMEVHRHLGPGFLEAVYHQTLAMEFSARGVPFAKEVDLPVYYKGERLTCSYRADFICSGEVIVELKALKAITNIEQAQLLNYLRTTRLERGLLLNFGRQSLEFKRFAFSNLRKSAKSADER is encoded by the coding sequence ATGCAGAGGGATGATGCCATTTCAGAAACGAATCCGCAGATTTCACAGATGGCCGCAGATTCAAAAGACGAACAAACCCATGCCATCATCGGCGCAGCAATGGAGGTTCATCGACACCTTGGTCCGGGATTCCTGGAAGCGGTTTATCATCAGACGCTCGCTATGGAATTCTCGGCCAGAGGTGTTCCTTTTGCGAAGGAGGTGGATCTGCCGGTGTACTACAAGGGGGAGCGGCTAACCTGCTCTTATCGCGCTGATTTTATATGTTCCGGCGAGGTGATCGTTGAGTTGAAGGCGTTGAAAGCGATCACTAACATCGAACAAGCCCAGCTCTTGAACTATCTCAGGACAACACGTCTCGAGCGAGGACTACTGCTGAATTTCGGTCGACAAAGCCTTGAATTCAAGCGTTTTGCATTTTCTAATCTGCGAAAATCTGCAAAATCTGCGGACGAGAGATGA